The following are encoded in a window of Microtus ochrogaster isolate Prairie Vole_2 linkage group LG7_11, MicOch1.0, whole genome shotgun sequence genomic DNA:
- the Gins4 gene encoding DNA replication complex GINS protein SLD5 yields the protein MTEELDLHGQDSDGGSEEVVLTPAELIERLEQAWMNEKFAPELLESRPEIVECVMEQLEHMEDNLRRAQRGDLKVSIHRMEMERIRYVLSSYLRCRLMKIEKFFPHILEKEKTRSVGEPSILSPEEFIFVKEYMDHTETHLRNVALKHMPPNLQKVDLLRAVPKPDLDSYVFLRVKERQENILVEPEADEQRDYVIDLEEGSQHLIRYKTIAPLVASGAVQLI from the exons ATGACCGAGGAGCTGGATCTCCATGGACAGGACTCTGATGGGGGTAGTGAGGAGGTGGTCCTAACTCCTGCTGAGCTCATTGAAAGGCTGGAGCAG GCGTGGATGAATGAGAAGTTTGCACCTGAGCTACTGGAAAGCAGGCCTGAAATTGTCGAGTGTGTCATGGAACAGCTAGAGCACATG GAAGACAATCTCAGAAGAGCCCAAAGAGGGGATCTGAAGGTCAGCATTCATCGAATGGAGATGGAGAGGATCCGCTATGTCCTTAGCAGCTACTTGCGGTGTCGACTCATGAAG aTAGAGAAGTTTTTCCCACACATCCTAGAAAAGGAGAAAACGCGCTCTGTGGGGGAACCTTCCATCCTTTCTCCAGAGGAGTTTATCTTTGTCAAAGA GTATATGGATCACACAGAGACCCATCTTAGAAATGTTGCCTTAAAGCACATGCCTCCCAATCTGCAGAAAGTGGACCTCTTGAGGGCAG TTCCCAAACCAGACCTAGACTCATACGTGTTTCTGAGAGTGAAGGAGCGACAAGAAAACATCCTCGTAGAACCAGAGGCAGATGAGCAGAG AGACTATGTTATTGACTTGGAGGAGGGCTCACAGCACTTGATCCGGTACAAAACCATTGCACCTCTTGTTGCTTCTGGAGCTGTTCAGTTAATATAA